The following coding sequences lie in one Acidimicrobiia bacterium genomic window:
- a CDS encoding aspartate kinase has protein sequence MALVVQKYGGTSVGDPDRIRAVARRVADRRRSGDSVVVIVSAMGHTTDELLAMARQVSDSPHPRALDMLLTAGERISMALLEMAIRDQGVEALSLTGSQAGILTDMSHGQARIKDIRPFRVEEGLAAGKVMIVAGFQGVNPDTKEITTLGRGGSDATAVAFAAALGADECEILTDVAGVFTADPRLIPEARKLDEISYEEMLELAAAGAQVLMGRSVEFGMRYSVPIHVRSSFDEGEGTWVKEMTMEQALVSAVAHDTSLSKVTLRAVPDTPGVAAILFGALAGAGISVDTIVQNQSSAGVTDISFTVARGEVATIRPLLDGVATEISSTGVEVDDRVAKVSIVGAGMRSHPQVVADMFRILGDAGINIDMITTSSIRVSCLIDEDDAPKAVRLLHDAFQPPTMATAS, from the coding sequence ATGGCTCTCGTCGTTCAGAAATACGGCGGTACCTCGGTCGGTGACCCCGACCGGATCCGTGCCGTCGCCCGCAGGGTGGCGGATCGACGGCGCTCCGGCGACTCCGTGGTCGTCATCGTGTCGGCCATGGGGCACACCACCGACGAACTGCTCGCCATGGCCCGCCAGGTGAGCGACAGCCCACACCCGCGGGCCCTCGACATGCTGCTCACGGCCGGGGAGCGGATCTCGATGGCGCTGCTCGAGATGGCGATCCGGGATCAGGGCGTCGAAGCGCTGAGCCTGACCGGCTCGCAGGCGGGCATCCTCACCGACATGTCGCACGGGCAGGCGAGGATCAAGGACATCCGGCCGTTTCGCGTCGAAGAGGGGCTCGCCGCCGGAAAGGTGATGATCGTCGCTGGTTTCCAGGGGGTGAATCCCGACACCAAGGAGATCACCACGCTGGGGCGAGGGGGCTCCGACGCTACCGCGGTTGCCTTCGCCGCTGCTCTCGGAGCCGACGAGTGCGAGATCCTTACCGACGTTGCCGGTGTGTTTACCGCCGATCCCCGGTTGATCCCCGAGGCTCGCAAGCTCGATGAGATCTCGTACGAGGAGATGCTCGAGTTGGCCGCAGCCGGTGCCCAGGTACTGATGGGGAGGTCCGTAGAGTTCGGCATGAGGTACTCCGTTCCCATCCACGTCAGGTCGTCCTTCGACGAGGGCGAGGGGACGTGGGTCAAGGAGATGACCATGGAACAGGCGTTGGTGAGCGCGGTGGCGCACGACACCTCCCTGTCGAAGGTGACGCTGCGCGCCGTGCCTGACACGCCCGGGGTCGCCGCCATTCTGTTCGGTGCCCTGGCGGGTGCCGGGATTTCGGTGGACACGATCGTGCAGAACCAGTCGAGTGCGGGAGTGACGGACATCTCGTTCACCGTGGCGCGCGGCGAAGTGGCGACCATCCGGCCGCTCCTCGACGGCGTCGCCACCGAGATCTCGTCGACGGGCGTGGAGGTCGACGACCGGGTCGCCAAGGTGTCCATCGTCGGCGCCGGGATGCGTTCCCATCCGCAGGTGGTCGCCGACATGTTCCGCATCCTCGGTGACGCCGGTATCAACATCGACATGATCACGACGTCGTCGATCAGGGTGTCGTGTCTGATCGACGAGGACGACGCTCCCAAAGCGGTCCGTCTGCTCCACGACGCATTCCAGCCGCCGACGATGGCCACCGCATCATGA
- a CDS encoding peptidylprolyl isomerase, which produces MLRRTVSLLALVTVVAVSCGGDSGGPPVTSAEYTAFRNQPTACGATAPPEARAMEFDAPEDQGLTGTVRVRLDTSCGPITLDLFPDVAPQAVNSFVFLARAGYFDGTVFHRIVPGFVIQGGDPTAAGTGNPGYRLPDELPPEGFAYGPGVVAMANSGPDSAGSQFFIVVADIQLPAAYTVFGGFVDGADAIAAILAVPLAVNSRGERSVPLETVYIESLTVEG; this is translated from the coding sequence GTGTTGCGCCGTACCGTCAGCCTCCTCGCCCTGGTCACCGTCGTCGCCGTCTCGTGCGGCGGCGACTCGGGTGGCCCACCGGTCACCTCGGCCGAGTACACGGCCTTCCGGAACCAGCCCACCGCCTGTGGAGCCACGGCTCCGCCCGAAGCGCGGGCCATGGAGTTCGACGCCCCCGAAGACCAGGGCCTGACGGGAACCGTTCGGGTGCGGCTCGATACGTCTTGTGGACCGATCACCCTCGACCTGTTCCCCGACGTGGCCCCGCAGGCGGTGAACAGCTTCGTGTTCCTCGCCCGAGCCGGGTACTTCGACGGCACGGTGTTCCACCGCATCGTCCCGGGATTCGTGATTCAGGGCGGTGACCCGACCGCGGCCGGGACCGGCAACCCTGGCTATCGCCTGCCCGACGAACTGCCCCCGGAAGGATTCGCCTACGGCCCCGGCGTGGTGGCGATGGCCAACTCCGGTCCCGACTCGGCAGGAAGTCAGTTCTTCATCGTGGTCGCCGACATCCAACTACCGGCCGCCTACACCGTGTTCGGCGGCTTCGTCGACGGAGCCGATGCCATCGCCGCGATCCTCGCCGTACCGCTGGCGGTGAACTCCCGCGGCGAGCGCAGCGTCCCCCTCGAGACGGTCTACATCGAATCGCTGACCGTCGAGGGCTGA
- a CDS encoding PHP domain-containing protein — protein sequence MAVDLHTHSDYSDGSDTPSRIVELAVAARLTAVALTDHDGIDGNAEAIAAGEGRIEVIAGVELSVAWGDRAVHLLGYWIEPDTPIAELLADIRGNRDERNRAMVAALVDLGVDITEDDIAIEGGRGSVGRPHIAAVLVQKGVVATIADAFDQYLAAGRPAYRGRLRLDLPEAVDLIHRSGGVAAVAHPHTIADREIEFLDLFERLTGLGVDGVECHYGEYAPDLRDRLDRHARSLGLVPTGGSDYHGTYKPGLAVGTGRGDLTVPDTAVTELLERRTTG from the coding sequence ATGGCCGTCGACCTGCACACGCACTCGGACTACTCGGACGGCTCCGACACCCCGTCGAGGATCGTCGAACTCGCCGTGGCCGCCCGCCTCACCGCGGTCGCCCTCACCGACCACGACGGCATCGACGGCAACGCCGAGGCGATAGCGGCGGGAGAGGGTCGCATCGAGGTGATCGCCGGGGTGGAGCTGTCGGTGGCGTGGGGCGACCGGGCCGTCCACCTCCTCGGCTACTGGATCGAGCCCGACACCCCCATCGCCGAGCTCCTCGCCGACATCCGGGGCAACCGGGATGAACGGAACCGGGCGATGGTCGCCGCGCTCGTCGACCTCGGTGTCGACATCACCGAGGACGACATCGCCATCGAAGGGGGCCGGGGTTCGGTGGGACGGCCCCATATCGCCGCGGTCCTCGTCCAGAAGGGCGTCGTCGCCACCATCGCCGACGCCTTCGACCAGTACCTCGCCGCCGGCAGACCCGCCTATCGGGGACGACTGCGCCTGGATCTTCCGGAGGCAGTCGACCTGATCCACCGGTCGGGCGGCGTGGCCGCAGTAGCCCACCCGCACACCATCGCCGATCGAGAGATCGAGTTCCTCGACCTCTTCGAACGACTCACCGGTCTCGGCGTCGACGGTGTCGAGTGCCACTACGGGGAGTACGCCCCCGACCTCAGGGACCGCCTGGATCGTCATGCCCGTTCCCTGGGCCTCGTCCCCACCGGGGGCAGCGACTACCACGGCACGTATAAGCCCGGGCTCGCCGTGGGCACCGGAAGAGGCGATCTGACAGTCCCCGACACGGCCGTCACCGAGCTCCTGGAGCGTCGAACTACGGGCTAA
- a CDS encoding HAMP domain-containing sensor histidine kinase has protein sequence MAFALLGVAAFGIVRQVPGSVLKALVIGFVVVDALVRAHSKGGPLTPLAVDALAAGAVLGVGTQGGIALVAFGAYAVAAAITFTGIRGLLVVGVASAVGVAIRFAIGTAAVITPTTTAIQWTEASLCLGALALTLMAGTRRMEAARARQQAVINAERRASEMKNEFVAMVTHELRTPLTTIAGFAMTMKDGWRDLDPDEVDEFLRIVVGEAEHLGNLVEDVLAIPRLEAGNLLLDATDFQLRPAVYKIVDLLYPAGGERSAAVTIGGNVNVCADPNRVEQVLRNLLENARKYGGDQVSIEATPTGDDYQIVIADNGFGVSVEDRDRIFGTFEQARQGHSRTQSGFGLGLAVAKHLIEAMGGRIWYEPGFPVGARFCFTLPRAVADAEPQPQAASGKESSDA, from the coding sequence ATGGCGTTCGCCCTCCTCGGCGTCGCCGCCTTCGGCATCGTGCGCCAGGTCCCGGGCAGTGTTCTCAAGGCTTTGGTCATCGGGTTCGTGGTTGTCGACGCCCTGGTTCGGGCCCACAGCAAAGGTGGCCCGCTGACTCCGCTGGCGGTAGATGCCCTGGCCGCAGGAGCGGTCCTCGGTGTGGGCACCCAGGGTGGCATCGCCTTGGTCGCCTTCGGCGCCTACGCCGTCGCCGCCGCCATCACCTTCACCGGCATCCGCGGCCTCCTCGTCGTCGGCGTGGCGTCGGCGGTCGGTGTCGCCATCCGCTTCGCCATCGGCACCGCAGCGGTGATCACGCCAACGACCACCGCGATCCAGTGGACGGAGGCGTCACTCTGCCTCGGAGCCCTGGCGCTGACCCTCATGGCAGGCACCCGCCGCATGGAGGCGGCCCGTGCCCGCCAGCAGGCGGTGATCAACGCCGAGCGCCGCGCATCGGAGATGAAGAACGAGTTCGTGGCCATGGTCACCCACGAACTGCGCACGCCACTCACCACCATCGCCGGGTTCGCCATGACCATGAAGGACGGATGGCGTGACCTGGACCCAGACGAGGTCGATGAATTCCTGCGCATCGTCGTCGGTGAGGCCGAGCACCTGGGCAACCTCGTGGAAGACGTCCTCGCCATCCCGCGCCTGGAAGCGGGAAACCTGCTGCTCGACGCCACCGACTTCCAACTGCGTCCGGCGGTCTACAAGATCGTCGACCTCCTGTACCCGGCCGGCGGCGAACGGTCGGCTGCGGTGACCATCGGCGGCAACGTCAACGTCTGTGCCGATCCGAACCGGGTCGAGCAGGTGCTGCGCAACCTCCTGGAGAACGCCCGTAAGTACGGTGGCGACCAGGTGAGCATCGAAGCGACACCGACCGGCGACGACTATCAGATCGTCATCGCCGACAACGGCTTCGGTGTCTCGGTGGAGGACCGCGACCGGATCTTCGGAACTTTCGAACAGGCGCGACAGGGACACTCCCGAACCCAGTCGGGATTCGGGCTCGGGTTGGCGGTGGCGAAGCACCTGATCGAGGCGATGGGTGGGCGGATCTGGTACGAGCCGGGATTCCCAGTCGGCGCTCGATTCTGCTTCACCCTCCCACGGGCCGTCGCCGACGCCGAGCCGCAGCCACAAGCGGCGAGCGGCAAGGAGTCGTCCGACGCGTAG
- the mce gene encoding methylmalonyl-CoA epimerase: MLPLNLHHTAIAVRDLDAAIERFRAFFGVEPLYREIVQSQDVEEAMIPLGGSYLQLLMPLSPDGPVGRFVAKRGEGLHHVAIQVADIDGALDDLRSQGAELVDEQPRVGGGGHRIAFVHPHAFGGTLVELVEVSA, translated from the coding sequence ATGCTCCCTCTCAATCTGCACCACACCGCAATTGCTGTGCGAGATCTCGATGCGGCGATCGAGCGGTTTCGCGCCTTCTTTGGCGTGGAACCGCTGTATCGCGAGATTGTGCAGAGTCAGGATGTCGAGGAGGCCATGATCCCGCTGGGCGGCTCGTATCTTCAGCTCCTGATGCCGCTCTCGCCTGACGGTCCCGTCGGGCGCTTCGTCGCCAAGCGCGGTGAGGGACTCCACCACGTGGCGATTCAGGTGGCCGACATCGACGGGGCTCTCGACGACCTCCGTTCCCAGGGAGCCGAGCTGGTCGACGAGCAGCCGCGCGTCGGTGGCGGCGGGCATCGGATCGCCTTCGTCCATCCCCATGCGTTCGGCGGTACTCTCGTCGAGCTCGTGGAGGTGAGCGCATGA
- a CDS encoding acetyl-CoA C-acyltransferase, with protein MPTVIASAVRTPIGRFGGAFKDMSAVDLGSAAIAAALDRSGVDPARLDEVLFGHVLQAGAGQITSRQAAVGAGVPMTVPATTINKVCLSGMSAIAIADRAIRLGEASLAVAGGMESMSTAPYVLPTARWGARMGDTTLVDVMTHDGLWCAFDKCTMGESSDLRNATLGIGREEQDEWSAASHARAAAADTTAEVVPVQVPQRRGDPVTVTNDEGIRQEANLTSLSALRPAFAPDGSITAGNASQISDGAAALVLADADAAAAADLPILARVIAYGQVAGPDATLHERPAEAIQVALKRAGMAVSDLDLVEINEAFAAVALWSTRLLGLDHDRVNVHGGAVALGHPLGATGARIVVTLINALRLRGGGVGVAALCGGGGQGDALVVEVAG; from the coding sequence ATGCCCACTGTCATCGCTTCGGCCGTTCGCACACCGATCGGACGCTTTGGGGGAGCCTTCAAGGACATGAGCGCCGTCGACCTCGGCAGCGCTGCCATCGCCGCCGCGCTGGACCGCTCCGGGGTGGATCCGGCACGGCTCGACGAGGTCCTGTTCGGACACGTCCTCCAGGCCGGTGCGGGTCAGATCACCTCGCGTCAGGCAGCGGTCGGCGCCGGGGTTCCGATGACCGTGCCCGCCACGACCATCAACAAGGTGTGCCTGAGCGGCATGTCGGCGATCGCCATCGCCGATCGCGCCATCCGACTCGGCGAGGCATCCCTCGCCGTCGCCGGCGGGATGGAGTCGATGAGTACTGCCCCATATGTGCTGCCGACCGCCCGGTGGGGAGCCCGCATGGGTGACACCACCCTCGTCGACGTGATGACCCACGACGGCCTGTGGTGTGCCTTCGACAAATGCACCATGGGCGAGTCGTCCGACCTCCGCAACGCTACCCTCGGCATCGGGCGCGAGGAGCAGGACGAGTGGTCGGCGGCCAGCCACGCCCGGGCCGCCGCCGCCGACACCACCGCCGAGGTCGTCCCGGTTCAGGTCCCCCAGCGCAGGGGCGACCCGGTGACCGTCACCAACGACGAGGGGATCCGCCAGGAGGCCAACCTCACCTCGCTGAGCGCCCTCCGGCCGGCCTTCGCCCCCGACGGCTCCATCACGGCCGGCAACGCCTCACAGATCTCCGACGGGGCCGCGGCTCTGGTACTCGCCGACGCCGATGCGGCCGCCGCCGCCGATCTCCCGATACTGGCCAGGGTGATTGCGTACGGTCAGGTGGCGGGCCCGGACGCGACCCTGCACGAGCGACCTGCCGAGGCGATCCAGGTGGCGCTCAAGAGGGCGGGGATGGCGGTCTCGGACCTCGATCTCGTCGAGATCAACGAGGCGTTCGCCGCCGTCGCTCTATGGTCGACGCGCCTGCTTGGGCTCGACCACGACCGGGTCAACGTCCACGGAGGTGCCGTCGCTCTCGGCCATCCGCTCGGAGCGACCGGCGCCCGCATCGTGGTCACGCTCATCAACGCATTGCGCCTCAGAGGTGGCGGCGTCGGCGTCGCCGCGCTGTGCGGTGGCGGGGGCCAGGGCGATGCGCTCGTGGTCGAGGTCGCCGGATGA
- the glpX gene encoding class II fructose-bisphosphatase yields the protein MTDLPADRNLALDLARVTEAAAMASARYQGRGDKERVDQAAVDAMRAVLETVDMDGVVVIGEGEKDHAPMLYNGERIGNGNPPQVDIAVDPVDGTELTANGGPGALAVMALAERGTMYAPGQLVYMDKIAVGEEARGSIDLEAPVEENLRSIARALGKDVDDLTAIILDRPRNERHIAAVRAAGARIRLIPDGDISAATATAFPESGIDVLLGIGGSPEAVIAACALVCMGGEMQCRLWPRDDSERRYAAEAGLDLDEIIDLRGLVSGEDVFFAATGVTDGELLDGVRYTPGGARTHSVVMRSKTGTIRFMEAEHRFDRLGEVTSAYEPIIDSIQSS from the coding sequence ATGACCGATCTCCCCGCCGACAGGAATCTCGCCCTCGATCTGGCCAGGGTCACCGAGGCCGCGGCGATGGCCTCTGCCCGGTACCAGGGGCGCGGCGACAAGGAGCGGGTCGACCAGGCTGCCGTCGACGCAATGCGCGCCGTCCTCGAGACCGTCGACATGGACGGTGTGGTCGTCATCGGCGAGGGTGAGAAGGACCACGCCCCGATGCTCTACAACGGCGAGCGAATCGGCAACGGAAACCCACCGCAGGTGGACATCGCCGTCGACCCGGTGGACGGCACCGAACTCACCGCCAACGGCGGACCGGGGGCACTGGCAGTGATGGCACTGGCCGAGCGCGGAACGATGTATGCCCCGGGACAACTCGTATACATGGACAAGATCGCGGTAGGTGAGGAAGCCAGGGGGTCCATCGACCTCGAGGCACCGGTCGAGGAGAACCTGCGAAGCATCGCCCGGGCACTCGGGAAGGACGTCGACGACCTGACCGCCATCATCCTCGACCGGCCTCGCAACGAACGGCACATCGCGGCCGTCCGTGCCGCCGGGGCACGCATCCGGCTGATCCCGGACGGAGACATCTCCGCGGCTACCGCCACTGCCTTCCCCGAGTCGGGGATCGACGTGCTCCTCGGCATCGGCGGATCCCCCGAGGCAGTCATCGCCGCTTGCGCGCTCGTGTGCATGGGGGGCGAGATGCAGTGCCGGCTGTGGCCCCGGGACGACTCGGAGCGTCGCTACGCCGCCGAGGCCGGGCTCGACCTCGATGAGATCATCGACCTGCGGGGCCTCGTGTCGGGAGAGGACGTGTTCTTCGCCGCCACCGGCGTCACCGATGGCGAACTCCTCGACGGCGTTCGTTACACCCCGGGGGGTGCCCGCACGCACAGTGTGGTGATGCGGTCGAAGACGGGGACGATCCGCTTCATGGAGGCAGAGCACCGTTTCGATCGGCTCGGCGAGGTGACCAGCGCCTACGAGCCGATCATCGACTCGATCCAGTCGTCGTAG
- a CDS encoding DUF3524 domain-containing protein: MTESSGRSVLLVSPYHSGSHAQWASGYAAASRHRVHIVSHEGQFWKWRLSGSAPTLAEAVVDHIAEHGAPDAILATSMTDVAGLLGLVRRQVDAPCGLYLHENQITYPTSGRTTTEQRLGLIAWTSLLAADRVAFNSAFHRDSLFAALPGFLNSFPDRRQHHLIESVAARSEVLPVGIDLRRLDSHRPDHGSPPLLVWNHRWDPDKAPEAFLDLCLDLAESVDYRVALAGERFVGQGDEYRPLIDRLGDRVVVDRFLTRDEYDRLLVTADIVVSTAHQEFFGVSVVEAMHAGAFPVLPDRLVYPERVPIELHDRALYRGPAHAVELLRAAVEDIEGTRRVAEGLRAITGRFDWGEVAPRYDDWIESMIGS; the protein is encoded by the coding sequence GTGACCGAGTCGTCGGGCCGTTCGGTCCTGCTCGTCTCTCCGTATCACTCGGGATCGCACGCCCAGTGGGCGTCGGGCTATGCCGCCGCCTCTCGCCACCGGGTGCACATCGTCAGTCACGAGGGGCAGTTCTGGAAGTGGCGGCTGAGTGGCTCGGCGCCCACCCTCGCCGAGGCCGTGGTCGATCACATCGCCGAGCACGGGGCGCCGGACGCGATCCTCGCCACCTCGATGACCGACGTGGCCGGGCTCCTCGGGCTGGTTCGCCGCCAGGTCGATGCGCCGTGCGGGCTCTACCTGCACGAGAACCAGATCACCTACCCGACGAGCGGTCGGACCACCACGGAGCAGCGACTCGGGTTGATCGCCTGGACTTCGCTGCTCGCTGCCGATCGGGTGGCCTTCAACTCGGCGTTCCACCGGGACTCGCTGTTCGCCGCCCTGCCCGGGTTCCTCAACTCCTTCCCCGACCGACGCCAGCATCACCTCATCGAATCGGTGGCAGCCAGGTCGGAGGTGCTCCCGGTGGGAATCGACCTGAGGCGGCTCGACTCCCACCGTCCGGACCACGGGTCGCCGCCACTGCTGGTGTGGAACCACCGCTGGGACCCCGACAAGGCTCCCGAGGCGTTCCTCGACCTGTGTCTCGATCTTGCAGAGAGCGTCGACTATCGCGTGGCGCTCGCCGGCGAACGGTTCGTCGGCCAGGGCGACGAGTACCGCCCACTCATCGACCGACTCGGCGATCGGGTCGTCGTCGACCGGTTCCTCACCCGCGACGAGTACGACCGGCTGCTCGTCACCGCCGACATCGTGGTCAGCACGGCCCATCAGGAGTTCTTCGGGGTGTCGGTGGTCGAGGCGATGCATGCCGGGGCCTTCCCGGTGCTCCCCGACCGCCTGGTGTACCCCGAGCGCGTCCCGATCGAACTCCATGACCGCGCGTTGTATCGGGGGCCCGCTCACGCCGTCGAGCTCTTGAGGGCGGCGGTGGAGGACATCGAAGGCACCCGACGCGTCGCCGAGGGGCTGCGCGCGATCACCGGCCGGTTCGACTGGGGAGAGGTGGCCCCGCGCTACGACGACTGGATCGAGTCGATGATCGGCTCGTAG
- the recR gene encoding recombination mediator RecR yields the protein MFEAPVQRLIDELARLPGIGQRSAQRLAFHLLNTEEADARRLAEAVVSMRETVRPCSRCFNVTDVEECTICRDPRRDTSGICVVERAQDIVVVERTQEFRGRYHVLGGAISPIEGVGPEQLKVRELVARIEQEEVKEVIVATNPTVEGDTTALYLAKLLKPLGVLVTRLAAGLPVGGDLDYADEITLGRALSGRREM from the coding sequence ATGTTCGAGGCTCCGGTGCAGCGACTCATCGACGAGCTGGCGCGACTACCCGGCATCGGCCAGCGGTCGGCGCAGCGGCTCGCCTTCCATCTCCTCAATACGGAGGAGGCCGACGCTCGCCGCCTCGCCGAAGCGGTCGTCTCGATGCGAGAGACGGTGCGGCCGTGCTCCCGATGCTTCAACGTCACCGACGTCGAGGAGTGCACCATCTGTCGTGACCCGCGTCGCGACACCTCCGGAATATGCGTCGTCGAGCGCGCCCAGGACATTGTCGTCGTGGAGCGCACCCAGGAGTTCCGGGGTCGGTATCACGTCCTCGGCGGCGCTATCTCGCCGATCGAGGGCGTTGGTCCCGAGCAGCTCAAGGTCCGCGAGTTGGTGGCACGGATCGAGCAGGAGGAGGTCAAGGAGGTGATCGTCGCCACCAATCCGACCGTGGAGGGTGACACCACCGCCCTCTACCTGGCCAAGCTGCTCAAGCCGCTCGGTGTCCTGGTGACCCGGCTCGCCGCCGGCCTTCCCGTCGGCGGCGACCTCGACTACGCCGACGAGATCACACTCGGAAGGGCACTCAGCGGTCGTCGCGAGATGTGA
- the dnaX gene encoding DNA polymerase III subunit gamma/tau, which translates to MSDYQALYRKYRPQLFSEVVGQAHVTETLAGEVIAGKVAHAYLFAGPRGTGKTTTARILAKAINCADLQPGGEPCNVCNSCVSITAGTSMDVVELDAASHNKVEDVREIRVNVGTVASVGGARRVYILDEAHMLSRAASNALLKTLEEPPEHAHFVLATTEPYKLPDTIRSRAQRFDFHAIGSEALVTHLAAVAGAEGIEASTDGLALIVRHATGSARDALSLLEQVAAMGEGAVAPKKVARALGLADSEVFGRVVAAVAAQDAAAALTLVSEVASVGADLRRFTAELLEQFRGLFLVQYAPNVEEIVDEPADVVAEWRSLSTKVGAADVLRCIDLLGAALSDLRDGREERLIVELTLLKMSRPETSPDVPSLISRLDRLEERVKRGVPPTVQPDRPKPSAAAVSGSDAEPIASPAEAEVSEVAADDDGSEAAEDLVDAAPSAEPEAAPATDLDLAAFIEKWPMVVTRVREAAGPRRFAVFRDARPVRVDGSKLVITVPGPFHRDQLIEDRGLADVVTAALAEVAGGKVGFTYEADGNAPAAAPVVPTVEERAPDKGDLVESDEGAIDPTALVLDLLGGEVVE; encoded by the coding sequence GTGAGCGACTATCAGGCGTTGTACCGCAAGTACCGACCCCAGCTCTTCTCCGAGGTCGTCGGCCAGGCTCACGTCACCGAGACGCTCGCCGGGGAGGTCATCGCCGGCAAGGTCGCCCACGCCTACCTGTTCGCTGGGCCGCGGGGCACCGGGAAGACGACGACGGCCCGCATCCTCGCCAAGGCGATCAACTGTGCCGATCTCCAGCCCGGCGGTGAGCCCTGCAACGTGTGCAACTCCTGCGTGAGCATCACCGCCGGCACGTCGATGGATGTGGTCGAGCTCGACGCGGCCTCACACAACAAGGTCGAGGACGTACGCGAGATCCGGGTCAACGTCGGCACTGTGGCGAGTGTCGGGGGGGCGCGACGGGTCTACATCCTGGACGAGGCGCACATGCTGTCGCGAGCCGCGTCGAACGCGCTGCTCAAGACACTCGAGGAGCCGCCCGAGCACGCCCACTTCGTCCTGGCCACCACCGAGCCGTACAAGCTCCCCGACACGATTCGGAGCCGAGCACAGCGGTTCGACTTCCACGCCATCGGGTCGGAGGCGCTGGTCACCCATCTGGCGGCAGTCGCCGGCGCCGAGGGGATAGAGGCGTCCACGGACGGTCTCGCCCTGATCGTTCGTCATGCCACGGGCAGCGCCCGAGATGCGTTGAGCCTGCTGGAGCAGGTAGCCGCCATGGGCGAGGGCGCGGTCGCGCCGAAGAAGGTGGCACGAGCGCTGGGTCTCGCCGACTCGGAGGTGTTCGGTCGCGTCGTGGCCGCGGTGGCGGCTCAGGACGCGGCGGCCGCGCTGACCCTCGTGTCGGAGGTCGCCTCGGTGGGTGCGGACCTGCGGAGATTCACCGCCGAGCTGCTCGAGCAGTTCCGGGGGCTCTTCCTGGTCCAGTACGCCCCGAACGTCGAGGAGATCGTCGACGAGCCTGCCGACGTCGTCGCCGAGTGGCGATCGCTGTCTACGAAGGTCGGTGCCGCCGACGTGCTCCGCTGCATCGACCTGCTCGGCGCCGCCCTGTCGGATCTGCGCGACGGCCGTGAGGAACGCCTGATCGTCGAACTCACTCTCCTCAAGATGAGCCGTCCGGAGACGTCCCCTGACGTTCCGTCCTTGATCAGCAGACTGGACCGTCTCGAGGAGAGAGTGAAGCGCGGTGTTCCGCCGACGGTGCAACCGGACCGACCCAAGCCCTCCGCAGCGGCTGTGTCCGGGTCCGACGCTGAGCCGATTGCGAGTCCCGCGGAGGCCGAGGTCTCGGAAGTCGCCGCGGACGATGACGGGTCCGAGGCCGCTGAAGACCTGGTCGACGCGGCGCCGTCTGCCGAGCCCGAGGCGGCACCGGCGACGGATCTGGACCTGGCCGCGTTCATCGAGAAGTGGCCGATGGTGGTCACCCGGGTGCGGGAGGCGGCGGGGCCGCGGCGCTTCGCCGTCTTTCGCGACGCCAGGCCCGTGCGAGTGGACGGCTCGAAGCTCGTGATCACGGTGCCCGGCCCGTTCCATCGTGACCAGCTGATCGAGGACCGTGGCCTTGCCGATGTCGTGACCGCCGCGCTCGCCGAGGTCGCCGGTGGCAAGGTGGGGTTCACCTACGAGGCCGATGGCAATGCCCCGGCAGCGGCACCGGTCGTACCGACGGTCGAGGAGCGGGCCCCCGACAAAGGCGACCTCGTGGAGTCCGATGAAGGAGCCATCGACCCCACGGCCTTAGTGCTCGACCTCCTCGGCGGCGAAGTGGTCGAGTAG